The following are encoded in a window of Etheostoma cragini isolate CJK2018 chromosome 7, CSU_Ecrag_1.0, whole genome shotgun sequence genomic DNA:
- the ncoa6 gene encoding nuclear receptor coactivator 6 isoform X3 has translation MAHRRTPPPLSQRTEYLEPDNDSDRDSGVGEDDDSHGGAATEEEKDNTHDGTEENCEEGEDFTVFVAFQGNMEDEDFIQKLDTILSGIPNMLDMGSERLQPQHVEPWNSVRVTFNIPRDAAERLRLLAQNNQQQLRDLGILSVQIEGEGSINVAVGPNRVQEVRVNGPIGAPGQMRMDVGFPGQPGPGVRMANPTMVPTGPGMAGQAMVPGSSGQMHPRVPRPSSQTGSDVMDPMMPGMSVQQQLHHQQAGPHVSGPMPPQAAHHMQALQGGRPLNPAALQQLQQQQHHQQQQAQQQAQQQAQQQAQQQAQLSQLGPRPPFNPSGQMAVPPGWNQLPSGVLQSPAAQGGPAWRKPPPQAQMVQRPPSLATVQTPSHPPPPYPFGSQQAGQVFNAMGQGQLQQQQQTGVGQFAAPQPKGPQAGPGGVAGPPRAPPPLPTTSGPQGNLTAKSPGSSSSPFQQGSPGTPPMMAQRPTTPQGFPQGVGSPGRVALGQQGNMQQGFMGMPQHGQPGAQVHPGMQKRPMGFPNPNFVQGQVSASTAGTPGGGASQQLQSSQAMTHTGAPPSVSTPNSMQGPPHAQPNVMGVQSSMAGLPPGTTTGPIMGQQQPGLQTQMMGLQHQVQPVSSSPSQKVQGQGGGQTVLSRPLSQGQRGGMTPPKQMMPQQGQGVMHGQGQMVGGQGHQAMLLQQQQQQQQQQQQQNSMMEQMVANQMQGNKQAFGGKIPAGVMPGQMIRGPAPNVPGNMAQFQGQVVPQQMTPQQQQQQMAQLQQQQLQQQQQQQHQLQQLQQQQQQQQQQQHQQMNQQQSQVPIAGNPNQAMGMHGQQMRLPAGHPLIQQQLQQQQLQQQQKQQQQAMLQQQQQATQQHPHPLGDPNSGAGDLGVQQMVPDMQAQQQQGMMGGPQHMQMGNGHFAGHGMNFNPQFPGQMPMGGPCVQPGGFPVNKDVTLTSPLLVNLLQSDISASQFGPGGKQGAGGGNQAKPKKKKPARKKKPKEGEGQQQVEGLGGLDVAAGMEDSEIPNLGGEQSLGLDNSGQKLPDFASRPAGFPGQPADQRVLQQVPMQFMQQQQQQQQQQQQQQQQQQQQQQQMQHMQQQQIQQQQMQQQQQIQQQMQQQQMQQQQQLQQQQMQQQQQMQQMQQMQGLQNAQGQQGMTGPQTSGQGQPQMHPHQLQQQQTQQPHLQQQQQQQQMMMMLKMQQEQAKNRMSIPPGGQLTPRSMGNPPEVQRLPVSQQGNMPVMISLQGHGGVPLSPDKARGLPLMVNPQLAGAVRRMSHPDAGPQGTGTEEAIAGSHPKQDRPGGPEIGLQPGNGTQQMMANQCSNAHMMKQGPGPSPMPQHTGASPQQQLPSQPQQAGPMPGLHFPNVPTTSQSSRPKTPNRASPRPYHHPLTPTNRPPSTEPSEINLSPERLNASIAGLFPPKINIPLPPRQPNLNRGFDQQGLNPTTLKAIGQAPPSLTLPGNNNNGTVGGNNTNSQQPFSTGTGVGGTGTKQDRQTGGQGKRASPSNSRRSSPASSRKSATPSPGRQKGTKMAITCPPPQQQQQQLVNPQGQTMMLSPTSVPPSPVSMPSQVSGAMETPQTQSPFHGMQGNPAEGARESQGMTAEQRQMPQPQSLRELSAPRMASSRFPMPQQPKPDLELQAGTVERHPASMQDSEVSPTLRSAPTSLNQLLDNSGIPNMPLRPIQSNTVRDVMGKDSPKSALDPERPLHSNFQDTDMSAAVTSTATVNESEVKPKPAVKIPTSSPNLQPVSISNSQSSPNKISNTTPSLSQNPISSLGVNPSPNINPTPTLCPTPSTNTNATTSVIPNPVTSGQSSPSLTVSTNLNSSSALNSASSALKPSSSPKSVTSGNSVIQIPASSSTISPSQITVFVTSNPITSAPTPQAPTSMVSTMVAVPNKNIRPQDIQQQAPAPRPPQFITTTPVFINPIFQVPGSSVAPNTTMVSQSVTMVGPIQVSTTNLQLSSAPSPTQSSLANMTSTQPTRSAVGQVQIATSVSSSVPVGTPPVLKQINSGAPFKTENVGEGGFAQKPIPPVRQPSPHPSPSTTSPFQPPLASPPLCSSPVAANTIRKSPMSPSPTAQLKSKPGQAASAISGTADSQQSLVERSAPGPTGAVPPQSIHPPASPAIQIETLAPQTTTTAAVPNTPPAVSSPIPVPGQVAVQVVTQAPVPAPASISSQAVTSQAPVVTVVGATTCVSSTTLSTVAPVQSPVPSIVAGSGPTLKVAPTTSSPVANPSRVSPAQPDPPTIEPPMPPAAVSAEITQTMPAPIQQDVPPAQEPVASEKMGEEVLTGSEQGWAKKRKTPINLVPRAAVEKPKGPSRRSSRAEKEVEEEPVADSGIRKRSARPGTSAAVKEAGASPTQAKRRKSK, from the exons ATGGCGCATCGACGCACCCCACCTCCGCTGTCCCAGAGGACTGAGTACCTGGAACCTGATAACGATTCCGACAGGGACTCTGGTGTTGGGGAGGATGATGACAGCCATGGAGGCGCAgcaacagaggaggagaaagataaCACGCATGATGGCACGGAAGAAAACTGCGAGGAGGGAGaagattttacagtttttgttgcctttcaAGGGAATATGGAGGACGAGGACTTCATTCAAAAACTTGACACTATCCTCAGTGGGATACCAAACATGCTGGATATGG GCTCGGAGAGGCTACAGCCACAACATGTGGAGCCGTGGAACAGTGTGCGTGTTACCTTTAACATTCCTCGGGATGCTGCTGAGCGACTCAGACTGTTGGCCCAGAACAaccagcagcagctcagagacCTGGGGATTCTCTCCGTGCAAATAGAAG GGGAAGGGTCCATCAATGTGGCTGTGGGACCAAATAGAGTGCAAGAAGTCAGAGTGAATGGACCAATTGGAGCACCTGGCCAGATGAGAATGGATGTTGGCTTTCCAGGACAGCCTGGTCCAG GGGTTAGGATGGCTAATCCAACAATGGTTCCCACTGGGCCTGGTATGGCAGGTCAGGCTATGGTACCAGGCAGCAGTGGACAGATGCATCCTCGTGTTCCCAGACCATCTTCACAGACAGGTTCAG ATGTTATGGATCCAATGATGCCAGGCATGTCAGTTCAGCAGCAACTTCATCACCAACAGGCTGGTCCCCATGTCTCAGGCCCAATGCCTCCTCAGGCTGCCCATCACATGCAGGCCCTGCAGGGTGGGAGACCACTCAACCCTGCAGCACTGCAGcagcttcaacaacaacaacatcaccaACAGCAGCAGGCCCAGCAGCAGGCCCAGCAGCAGGCCCAGCAACAGGCCCAGCAGCAGGCTCAGCTCTCCCAGCTTGGACCTAGACCTCCATTCAACCCATCGGGCCAGATGGCTGTGCCTCCTGGCTGGAACCAGTTGCCCTCTGGGGTCCTCCAGTCACCAGCTGCCCAAGGAGGCCCTGCCTGGAGAAAGCCCCCACCCCAAGCCCAAATGGTTCAACGTCCACCCTCCCTTGCTACAGTTCAGACTCCCagccaccccccacccccttacCCATTTGGCAGCCAGCAAGCTGGGCAGGTATTCAATGCCATGGGACAGggacaactacaacaacaacagcagacaGGAGTTGGTCAGTTTGCCGCTCCCCAGCCTAAAGGCCCACAGGCTGGCCCTGGTGGTGTTGCAGGACCACCCAGAGCCCCTCCACCACTTCCAACAACTTCTGGACCGCAGGGCAACCTCACTGCCAAGTCCCCTGGTTCCTCCTCGTCTCCTTTTCAGCAGGGTTCACCTGGGACTCCTCCCATGATGGCTCAGAGACCTACAACTCCACAGGGTTTTCCCCAGGGCGTTGGATCACCAGGAAGAGTAGCCCTTGGCCAACAGGGTAACATGCAACAAGGATTCATGGGAATGCCCCAGCATGGACAGCCTGGTGCCCAAGTTCACCCAG GTATGCAAAAGCGTCCCATGGGCTTTCCAAACCCAAACTTTGTCCAAGGTCAGGTGAGTGCCAGCACTGCAGGAACCCCTGGTGGAGGAGCCAGTCAGCAGCTACAGAGCAGCCAAGCAATGACTCACACAG GAGCTCCACCTTCAGTCTCCACTCCAAACTCAATGCAGGGTCCACCTCATGCCCAACCCAATGTTATGGGTGTACAAAGTAGCATGGCAGGACTGCCCCCTGGTACAACCACTGGGCCTATTATGGGCCAGCAACAGCCTGGCCTCCAGACCCAGATGATGGGCCTCCAGCATCAGGTCCAGCCCGTGTCTTCCTCCCCCAGCCAGAAGGTTCAAGGCCAGGGTGGAGGTCAGACTGTCCTTTCAAGGCCCCTCAGTCAAGGGCAGAGAGGAGGGATGACCCCACCCAAGCAAATGATGCCTCAGCAAGGCCAGGGGGTGATGCATGGGCAGGGTCAGATGGTTGGAGGCCAAGGGCACCAGGCCATGCtcctacagcagcagcagcaacaacaacaacaacaacagcaacaaaactcCATGATGGAACAAATGGTTGCCAACCAGATGCAAGGCAACAAGCAGGCCTTTGGAGGCAAGATTCCTGCTGGGGTCATGCCTGGTCAGATGATTCGAGGCCCTGCTCCAAATGTTCCAGGTAACATGGCTCAGTTCCAGGGCCAGGTTGTACCACAGCAGATGACtccacaacaacagcagcagcaaatgGCTCAACTCCAACAACAgcaattacaacaacaacagcagcaacagcaccAGTTACAAcagctacagcagcagcagcagcagcagcaacaacaacaacatcagcagATGAACCAGCAACAATCCCAGGTTCCTATTGCTGGCAATCCTAATCAAGCTATGGGCATGCATGGGCAACAGATGAGGCTCCCTGCAGGTCATCCTCTTATCCAACAACAGTTGCAACAGCAGcagttacagcagcagcagaagcaacagcaacaggccatgttgcaacagcaacaacaggcAACTCAACAACATCCACATCCTTTGGGAGATCCTAATAGTGGGGCAGGGGACTTGGGGGTCCAACAGATGGTCCCTGATATGCAggcacagcagcagcaaggCATGATGGGGGGTCCTCAGCACATGCAGATGGGAAATGGCCACTTTGCAGGACATGGCATGAACTTTAACCCACAGTTCCCTGGTCAGATGCCAATGGGGGGACCCTGTGTACAGCCAGGAGGCTTTCCTGTCAACAAGGATGTAACGCTGACTAGCCCACTGCTGGTCAACCTGCTGCAGAGTGATATCTCAGCCAGCCAGTTTGGGCCCGGAGGAAAACAGGGAGCAGGGGGGGGGAATCAGGCCAAACCCAAAAAGAAGAAACCAGCACGAAAGAAGAAGCCCAAAGAGGGAGAAGGACAACAGCAAGTAGAGGGACTTgg TGGTCTTGATGTGGCTGCTGGCATGGAGGATTCTGAAATACCAAATCTGGGTGGTGAACAGAGTTTGGGATTAGATAACTCTGGCCAGAAACTCCCTGATTTTGCCAGCAGGCCTGCAG GCTTTCCTGGCCAACCTGCAGACCAGAGAGTATTGCAGCAGGTACCCATGCAGTttatgcagcagcagcagcaacaacaacaacaacaacaacaacaacaacagcaacagcagcagcaacaacaacaaatgcagcacatgcaacagcagcagatacagcaacaacaaatgcagcagcagcaacaaatacaacaacaaatgcaacagcaacaaatgcaacagcagcaacaattacaacaacagcagatgcagcaacaacagcagatGCAACAGATGCAGCAGATGCAGGGTCTCCAGAATGCTCAAGGGCAACAGGGGATGACGGGGCCGCAGACTTCGGGTCAAGGCCAGCCCCAGATGCACCCTCATcagctacagcagcagcaaactCAACAACCACACTTGCAACAGCAG caacaacaa cagcagatgatgatgatgctgaagATGCAGCAGGAACAGGCAAAGAATCGCATGTCCATCCCCCCGGGAGGGCAGCTCACTCCTAGGAGCATGGGCAATCCACCTGAGGTGCAGAGGCTCCCTGTATCACAACAAGGCAACATGCCTGTCATGATCAGCCTTCAAGGACACGGGGGGGTACCGCTGTCACCTGACAAAGCCAGAGGGTTGCCCCTGATGGTGAACCCACAG CTTGCAGGCGCTGTGCGAAGAATGTCCCATCCTGATGCAGGTCCTCAAGGCACTGGAACTGAAGAGGCTATTGCAGGGTCCCACCCGAAGCAGGACAGGCCTGGTGGCCCTGAAATTGGGTTGCAGCCTGGAAATGGAACCCAACAGATGATGGCCAATCAGTGCTCCAACGCTCACATGATGAAGCAAGGCCCTGGTCCATCACCAATGCCCCAACATACTGGAGCCAGTCCCCAGCAACAATTACCAAGTCAGCCTCAGCAAGCAGGCCCCATGCCTGGCCTTCATTTCCCCAATGTCCCCACAACTTCACAGAGCTCCAGGCCAAAAACCCCCAACAGAGCCAGCCCCAGACCCTACCACCATCCTCTCACCCCAACTAATCGTCCACCCAGTACTGAGCCCTCCGAAATCAACCTTTCACCTGAGAGGCTAAATGCCTCGATTGCAGGGCTTTTTCCTCCCAAAATCAACATTCCTCTGCCTCCCAGGCAGCCTAACCTAAACAGGGGATTTGATCAGCAAGGTCTTAACCCAACAACTCTGAAAGCAATTGGACAGGCGCCTCCTAGCTTAACTTTACCAgggaacaacaacaatggcaCTGTGGGTGGAAATAACACTAACAGTCAGCAGCCTTTCTCTACTGGCACTGGAGTAGGAGGCACTGGCACTAAACAGGACAGGCAGACTGGAGGGCAGGGTAAGAGGGCAAGTCCTAGTAATAGCCGGAGGTCAAGTCCAGCCTCTAGCCGGAAGTCAGCCACCCCAAGTCCAGGGAGACAAAAGGGGACAAAGATGGCCATCACCTGCCCTCctccccagcagcagcagcagcagttggtCAACCCTCAAGGGCAAACCATGATGCTAAGCCCTACCTCAGTACCCCCAAGTCCAGTATCTATGCCTTCACAAGTGAGCGGGGCTATGGAGACACCGCAGACTCAGAGCCCCTTTCATGGGATGCAAGGTAACCCTGCTGAGGGAGCCAGGGAAAGTCAGGGAATGACAGCAGAGCAGCGACAGATGCCCCAGCCACAGTCTTTAAGGGAGTTATCAGCTCCCAGAATGGCAAGTTCTCGTTTCCCCATGCCTCAGCAGCCTAAACCTGACTTAGAACTGCAGGCTGGTACAGTTGAGAGGCACCCAGCATCTATGCAGGACTCCGAGGTCTCACCTACTCTCAGGTCAGCTCCAACCTCCCTCAACCAGTTACTGGATAACTCTGGTATACCAAACATGCCTCTTCGGCCCATACAAAGTAATACTGTTAGGGATGTTATGGGGAAGGACAGCCCAAAGTCTGCTTTGGACCCTGAGAGACCACTCCACAGTAATTTCCAGGATACAGACATGTCAGCTGCTGTCACTTCCACTGCCACTGTAAATGAGTCGGAAGTTAAACCCAAACCTGCTGTAAAAATCCCTACCAGCAGTCCTAATTTGCAGCCTGTGTCAATTTCCAACTCACAGTCTAGCCCTAACAAGATCTCTAATACTACCCCCAGCCTTAGCCAAAACCCCATCTCCAGCCTTGGTGTCAATCCCAGTCCAAATATAAACCCAACACCCACCCTCTGCCCCACTCCTAGTACTAACACTAATGCCACCACAAGTGTAATCCCCAACCCAGTCACTTCCGGTCAGAGCAGTCCTTCCCTGACTGTAAGTACCAATTTGAACTCCAGCTCTGCTTTAAACTCAGCCAGCTCAGCTCTAAAACCAAGCTCTAGTCCTAAATCTGTGACAAGTGGTAACTCAGTCATACAGATCCCTGCCTCTTCTAGCACAATTTCCCCCAGCCAGATAACTGTGTTTGTCACCTCTAACCCCATCACCTCTGCCCCCACTCCCCAGGCACCCACATCTATGGTCTCCACCATGGTGGCTGTGCCTAACAAGAACATTAGACCTCAGGATATCCAGCAGCAGGCCCCTGCCCCCCGACCTCCTCAGTTTATCACCACCACCCCTGTATTTATTAACCCAATTTTCCAGGTCCCAGGTTCATCTGTGGCTCCCAATACCACCATGGTATCACAGTCAGTCACCATGGTGGGGCCTATCCAAGTGTCCACTACAAACCTCCAACTTTCTTCTGCCCCAAGCCCCACCCAGTCCTCATTGGCTAACATGACCAGCACTCAGCCCACCAGAAGTGCTGTTGGACAGGTCCAGATTGCCACTAGTGTGTCCTCATCAGTCCCAGTTGGTACTCCCCCAGTTCTTAAGCAAATTAACTCAGGGGCCCCCTTTAAAACCGAAAATGTAGGTGAGGGAGGGTTTGCTCAGAAACCTATTCCTCCAGTCCGGCAGCCATCTCCCCATCCAAGCCCTTCAACAACATCTCCCTTTCAGCCACCCCtggcttctcctcctctctgctctagTCCTGTGGCAGCTAACACTATTCGAAAGAGCCCCATGTCACCATCTCCCACTGCCCAGCTGAAGAGTAAACCTGGACAGGCTGCTTCAGCTATTTCTGGTACAGCTGATTCCCAGCAGAGTCTTGTAGAAAGGTCTGCGCCAGGGCCCACTGGGGCGGTGCCACCACAGAGCATTCATCCTCCTGCTAGTCCTGCCATTCAGATTGAGACATTAGCTCCTCAAACTACTACTACGGCAGCTGTTCCAAACACTCCACCTGCTGTCTCCTCTCCAATCCCAGTTCCTGGCCAAGTGGCTGTTCAGGTTGTCACCCAGGCTCCAGTGCCTGCACCAGCCTCTATCTCAAGCCAGGCTGTAACTTCTCAAGCTCCTGTTGTCACTGTAGTTGGTGCTACCACATGTGTCTCTTCTACTACCCTCTCTACGGTTGCTCCTGTACAAAGTCCTGTACCGTCCATTGTTGCTGGATCTGGACCTACTCTGAAGGTTGCCCCTACCACATCCTCCCCAGTTGCTAACCCCAGCAGAGTTTCACCAGCTCAGCCTGACCCTCCAACCATTGAGCCCCCCATGCCGCCAGCTGCTGTATCTGCTGAAATTACTCAGACCATGCCAG CACCTATTCAACAAGATGTCCCACCGGCCCAGGAACCTGTTGCCAGTGAGAAGATGG GTGAAGAGGTCTTGACAGGTTCTGAGCAGGG ATgggcaaagaaaagaaagacgcCCATCAACTTAGTCCCAAG GGCTGCTGTGGAGAAGCCCAAGGGACCGAGCAGACGCAGCTCCCGGGCagagaaggaggtggaggaagagcCAGTAGCAGACAGTGGCATTAGGAAGAGATCAGCCAGGCCTGGCACCAGTGCTGCTGTAAAAG AAGCTGGAGCAAGCCCCACCCAGGCCAAACGAAGGAAGTCTAAATAG